From Falco cherrug isolate bFalChe1 chromosome 4, bFalChe1.pri, whole genome shotgun sequence, one genomic window encodes:
- the C4H8orf33 gene encoding UPF0488 protein C8orf33 homolog isoform X1 produces the protein MNHVFGNYRLKMAENQKSMEKAGVKPGNVEVQQSNGQASDGVVYGKQFDQVSEAKPESFMSSGNSFQFDFTLSQIDPGASGTPLEAVPDVSAAEQIQTSVRATKENWNGASSFAASGQEPKFAFNFAIPDDDCSLVQLVPASQHTECAADHEVLGNSLPAESGGLPRISALQKPELTQLTSSAPNKDRSHVTLKIPQPETAPGDELVREKSTTGGAAQKKKKKKKQQKTSVSKKEIEETEINRKAKAKAEANRCQNTSHPEEVSQQSDDQLRKEVYWCVEQLELGLKTQKPTPKQVEESLRAIKTLRSDKAPLVKKRQLMRAMFGDYRKKMEEDLCKELKLMEIAAKSARIVEVKGSIRNKSGQFVRKHSGICRKSQGSAGSPPESPRTLNTDSFKFLTSQEEFYFNFF, from the exons ATGAACCACGTGTTTGGGAACTATCGTCTCAAGATGGCTGAGAACCAAAAGAGCATGGAGAAGGCAG GTGTGAAACCTGGCAATGTGGAAGTGCAGCAAAGCAATGGGCAGGCCTCAGATGGTGTGGTATATGGGAAACAGTTTGACCAAGTCTCTGAGGCAAAGCCAGAGTCATTCATGTCATCTGGCAACAGCTTCCAATTTGATTTCACTCTTTCTCAGATTGACCCAGGAGCAAGTGGCACACCTCTGGAAGCAGTCCCTGAtgtcagtgctgctgagcagatACAAACCAGTGTAAGAGCCACCAAGGAGAACTGGAATGGAGCCTCGAGTTTTGCTGCCTCTGGACAAGAACCCAAGTTTGCTTTCAATTTTGCTATCCCAGATGATGACTGTTCTCTGGTTCAATTAGTTCCGGCAAGCCAACATACAGAGTGTGCAGCAGATCATGAAGTGCTGGGTAATTCACTGCCTGCTGAATCGGGAGGTTTGCCACGtatttcagctttgcagaagccCGAGTTGACTCAACTTACAAGTAGTGCACCCAACAAGGATAGAAGCCATGTCACATTGAAGATCCCCCAACCAGAGACTGCCCCTGGAGATGAGCTGGTGAGAGAGAAATCAACAACAGGTGGAGCTGcccagaagaagaagaagaagaaaaagcagcaaaaaacatCTGTCAGTAAAAAGGAGAttgaagaaactgaaatcaACAGGAAGGCGAAGGCAAAGGCAGAAGCTAACAGATGTCAAAATACTTCCCACCCAGAAGAGGTCTCTCAG CAGTCAGATGACCAGCTGCGGAAAGAGGTGTACTGGTGTGTGGAACAGCTGGAACTTGGCCTGAAGACACAGAAACCTACTCCAAAGCAGG TCGAGGAGTCTCTCCGTGCGATCAAGACACTGCGCAGTGACAAGGCTCCACTGGTGAAAAAGCGTCAGCTCATGAGAGCCATGTTTGGAGACTACAGGAAGAAGATGGAGGAGGATCTGTGCAAAGAGCTGAAGCTCATGGAGATAG CTGCAAAATCTGCCAGGATCGTGGAAGTGAAGGGAAGTATCCGCAACAAGAGTGGCCAGTTCGTCCGAAAGCACTCAGGAATTTGCAGGAAAAGCCAAGGTTCAGCAGGATCCCCTCCAGAGTCACCCAGGACACTTAACACAGATTCTTTCAAATTCCTAACTTCCCAAGAAGAgttttactttaatttcttttag
- the C4H8orf33 gene encoding UPF0488 protein C8orf33 homolog isoform X2, whose product MWKCSKAMGRPQMIDPGASGTPLEAVPDVSAAEQIQTSVRATKENWNGASSFAASGQEPKFAFNFAIPDDDCSLVQLVPASQHTECAADHEVLGNSLPAESGGLPRISALQKPELTQLTSSAPNKDRSHVTLKIPQPETAPGDELVREKSTTGGAAQKKKKKKKQQKTSVSKKEIEETEINRKAKAKAEANRCQNTSHPEEVSQQSDDQLRKEVYWCVEQLELGLKTQKPTPKQVEESLRAIKTLRSDKAPLVKKRQLMRAMFGDYRKKMEEDLCKELKLMEIAAKSARIVEVKGSIRNKSGQFVRKHSGICRKSQGSAGSPPESPRTLNTDSFKFLTSQEEFYFNFF is encoded by the exons ATGTGGAAGTGCAGCAAAGCAATGGGCAGGCCTCAGATG ATTGACCCAGGAGCAAGTGGCACACCTCTGGAAGCAGTCCCTGAtgtcagtgctgctgagcagatACAAACCAGTGTAAGAGCCACCAAGGAGAACTGGAATGGAGCCTCGAGTTTTGCTGCCTCTGGACAAGAACCCAAGTTTGCTTTCAATTTTGCTATCCCAGATGATGACTGTTCTCTGGTTCAATTAGTTCCGGCAAGCCAACATACAGAGTGTGCAGCAGATCATGAAGTGCTGGGTAATTCACTGCCTGCTGAATCGGGAGGTTTGCCACGtatttcagctttgcagaagccCGAGTTGACTCAACTTACAAGTAGTGCACCCAACAAGGATAGAAGCCATGTCACATTGAAGATCCCCCAACCAGAGACTGCCCCTGGAGATGAGCTGGTGAGAGAGAAATCAACAACAGGTGGAGCTGcccagaagaagaagaagaagaaaaagcagcaaaaaacatCTGTCAGTAAAAAGGAGAttgaagaaactgaaatcaACAGGAAGGCGAAGGCAAAGGCAGAAGCTAACAGATGTCAAAATACTTCCCACCCAGAAGAGGTCTCTCAG CAGTCAGATGACCAGCTGCGGAAAGAGGTGTACTGGTGTGTGGAACAGCTGGAACTTGGCCTGAAGACACAGAAACCTACTCCAAAGCAGG TCGAGGAGTCTCTCCGTGCGATCAAGACACTGCGCAGTGACAAGGCTCCACTGGTGAAAAAGCGTCAGCTCATGAGAGCCATGTTTGGAGACTACAGGAAGAAGATGGAGGAGGATCTGTGCAAAGAGCTGAAGCTCATGGAGATAG CTGCAAAATCTGCCAGGATCGTGGAAGTGAAGGGAAGTATCCGCAACAAGAGTGGCCAGTTCGTCCGAAAGCACTCAGGAATTTGCAGGAAAAGCCAAGGTTCAGCAGGATCCCCTCCAGAGTCACCCAGGACACTTAACACAGATTCTTTCAAATTCCTAACTTCCCAAGAAGAgttttactttaatttcttttag